The proteins below come from a single Streptomyces sp. SCSIO 75703 genomic window:
- a CDS encoding TetR/AcrR family transcriptional regulator, translating into MGHREDLLEGAKRCLLEKGFARTSARDIVAASGTNLASIGYHYGSKDALLVEAYVQAMREWGDEFEPGTAAGVDLDSASSPIERFEMVWNHIVELFPARKPLWALSVEVAVHAESLPQMREGLAKAQPFGWSALVALFHGVDESEVDEQMAVTLGRFYAALLNGVMSLWMFSPETAPSGRDLAEAMRAILALQQGATTGSGPSS; encoded by the coding sequence GTGGGTCACCGAGAAGATCTTCTGGAGGGCGCGAAGCGCTGCCTGCTGGAGAAGGGGTTCGCCCGGACGAGTGCACGGGACATCGTGGCCGCGTCCGGCACCAATCTGGCGTCCATCGGCTATCACTACGGCTCCAAGGACGCCCTGCTGGTCGAGGCGTATGTCCAGGCGATGCGGGAGTGGGGCGACGAGTTCGAGCCGGGCACCGCGGCCGGTGTCGACCTGGACTCCGCCTCCTCGCCGATCGAGCGCTTCGAGATGGTGTGGAACCACATCGTCGAGCTGTTCCCCGCGCGCAAGCCCCTGTGGGCGCTGAGCGTGGAGGTCGCGGTCCACGCGGAGAGTCTGCCCCAGATGCGTGAGGGCCTCGCCAAGGCGCAGCCGTTCGGCTGGTCCGCGCTGGTGGCGCTCTTCCACGGCGTGGACGAGAGCGAGGTCGACGAGCAGATGGCGGTCACCCTCGGCCGGTTCTACGCCGCGTTGCTCAACGGGGTGATGTCGCTCTGGATGTTCTCGCCGGAGACCGCGCCCTCGGGGCGCGACCTGGCCGAGGCGATGCGGGCCATCCTGGCGCTCCAGCAGGGCGCCACCACCGGCTCGGGTCCGTCCTCCTGA